Proteins found in one Apostichopus japonicus isolate 1M-3 chromosome 16, ASM3797524v1, whole genome shotgun sequence genomic segment:
- the LOC139982637 gene encoding uncharacterized protein isoform X6 gives MLLERYGELVLLDATYRTTKYALPLFLMVVRTNVGYTPVATFICESETTAHIAEALSIIKEWNLQWKPQFFMIDYSETEYQALQDVFPEAHKYVCSFHREQAWIRWCREGKNQLTTDNQHHLLKMLRDIATAKEKEKCDKGIHILRSSKLYSSNIRVKTYTETRWLGICQRWCRAYALPGFNVSVTTNNGVEALNRTLKQFYLKLTTTNTVSSLAETLVLDFIPDQLMSYTRKNYAFSSQYKAYNPQVPAFLHDRPRAFVKHCMTKISAATHYKSKDVQKVGENIFQVKSENSLQNTWYEVFLGDSKSFPKCQCAAFMENFMPCKHLFAIFAHSDATWNSLSPLYKNSAYFNLDLSFLSKEVQFKSCLRDDQEVGTGSPVQQEDETDVSGEEASTCNRYIHSTQKCLREKLKVLQDLSFLSSDVDVMSNVISQLTLACAELEQTIPRENQLPLHQSGKKSALRPLPQRKKKMKKAKQSKMTHRTDPPPKKRVHFEATGSGDKSSDPPPKKRVHFLATCSGDKSSDPPPKKRVHFEATGSGDKSSETDQLLQELKQSETTNLKRIHREQRYHVCGEVLEYDDFKSLIYPNWLNDKVMNAYLSVLRSQCNTSDNNHVFIIPSYLAVLWDAGRFNTWMMREINLVMFKWIFMPINITNNHWILLAANVPQMSVSILDSMDTGKGLSYVGKWKKFMHNRSRLVGEFDGEWKTGHLMSAQQKDGNSCGPFVLMNALALTRDILLESLTHEHVLLMRTYVFTILKKNAVKPPGQRKKCDMPGCLQPEMPAMWVACDVCGRWCHFLCVGMKKKPMQEYLCPICIAQYR, from the exons ATGCTACTAGAGAGATATGGAGAACTAGTACTGCTTGATGCCACGTACCGTACAACTAAATATGCCCTCCCCTTATTCTTAATGGTTGTAAGGACAAATGTAGGGTATACACCTGTTGCAACATTTATCTGTGAGAGTGAGACGACTGCACATATTGCAGAGGCCCTTTCAATCATCAAGGAGTGGAACCTTCAGTGGAAACCTCAATTTTTTATGATTGACTATTCTGAAACAGAGTATCAGGCCCTTCAAGATGTGTTTCCAGAGGCTCACAAGTATGTTTGCAGCTTTCACAGAGAGCAAGCTTGGATCCGCTGGTGCAGGGAAG GAAAAAACCAACTAACCACTGACAACCAACACCATCTCTTGAAAATGCTGAGGGATATTGCaacagcaaaagaaaaagaaaaatgtgacaAAGGTATTCACATTTTGCGTTCAAGCAAGTTGTACTCCTCAAACATCAGAGTGAAAACATACACTGAGACTAGATGGCTTGGCATATGTCAG CGATGGTGCAGAGCATATGCACTGCCTGGCTTCAATGTGTCAGTCACCACAAACAATGGAGTAGAAGCACTTAACAGAACACTGAAGCAGTTCTACCTAAAGCTGACAACTACAAACACTGTCTCTTCATTGGCTGAAACTCTGGTGTTGGACTTCATACCAGATCAACTGATGTCCTACACAAGAAAAAACTATGCCTTCAGTAGCCAGTACAAGGCATACAACCCTCAAGTGCCAGCATTTTTGCATGATCGACCCAGAGCCTTTGTTAAGCACTGCATGACAAAGATAAGTGCGGCCACTCACTACAAATCAAAGGATGTCCAAAAGGTTGGTGAAAATATTTTTCAGgtgaaaagtgaaaattcctTACAAAATACATGGTATGAAGTGTTCCTTGGGGACTCAAAATCGTTCCCCAAATGTCAATGTGCTGCATTTATGGAGAACTTCATGCCATGCAAACATCTCTTTGCAATATTTGCACACAGTGATGCCACCTGGAACAGCCTGAGTCCACTGTATAAAAACAGTGCATATTTTAACCTGGACTTGAGTTTTCTTTCAAAGGAAGTTCAGTTCAAATCTTGCCTAAGAGATGATCAAGAAGTTGGTACTGGGAGCCCTGTCCAACAGGAAGATGAGACAGACGTCAGTGGTGAAGAAGCCAGTACCTGCAATCGGTATATCCATTCTACCCAGAAGTGCCTCAGAGAAAAACTGAAGGTTTTGCAGGATCTctcttttctctcctctgaTGTTGATGTCATGTCAAATGTCATCTCCCAACTCACACTGGCATGTGCTGAACTGGAACAGACCATACCGAGAGAAAACCAGTTGCCTCTACACCAGTCGGGCAAGAAATCAGCCCTTCGTCCACTGcctcaaagaaagaaaaagatgaaaaaggCAAAACAGTCAAAGATGACACACAGAACAG ACCCACCGCCCAAAAAGAGGGTACATTTCGAAGCAACAGGCAGTGGTGACAAATCCAGTG ACCCACCGCCCAAAAAGAGGGTACATTTCTTAGCAACTTGCAGTGGTGACAAATCCAGTG ACCCACCGCCCAAAAAGAGGGTACATTTCGAAGCAACAGGCAGTGGTGACAAATCCAGTG AGACAGACCAACTCTTACAAGAATTAAAACAATCTGAGACGACCAACCTCAAAAGGATTCACAGGGAGCAACGTTACCATGTGTGTGGGGAAGTGTTGGAATACGATGATTTCAAAAGCCTTATCTACCCAAACTGGCTTAATGACAAG GTAATGAATGCATACCTCTCTGTACTACGTTCACAATGTAATACAAGTGATAACAACCACGTCTTCATCATCCCATCGTATCTGGCAGTTTTATGGGATGCTGGGAGATTTAACACATGGATGATGCGAGAG ATAAATCTGGTCATGTTTAAATGGATCTTCATGCCCATTAACATCACTAACAACCATTGGATTCTCTTGGCGGCCAATGTTCCACAGATGTCTGTGTCAATTCTTGACTCAATGGACACTGGAAAGGGTCTATCCTATGTAGGAAAATGGAA GAAGTTCATGCATAATCGCTCAAGGCTAGTTGGAGAGTTTGATGGAGAATGGAAGACTGGACATTTGATGTCAGCCCAACAGAAAGATGGGAACTCATGTGGGCCTTTTGTATTAATG AATGCTTTAGCTTTGACTAGAGACATCCTTTTAGAAAGTCTCACACATGAGCATGTACTGCTGATGAGGACGTATGTCTTCACCATACTTAAGAAGAACGCGGTGAAACCACCAGGCCAGAGGAAAAAGTGTGACATGCCTGGTTGTCTTCAGCCTGAAATGCCTGCAATGTGGGTAGCATGTGATGTATGTGGAAGATGGTGTCATTTCCTTTGTGtgggaatgaagaaaaaacccaTGCAAGAGTACTTGTGTCCCATATGCATAGCTCAATATAGATAG
- the LOC139982637 gene encoding uncharacterized protein isoform X12, producing the protein MLLERYGELVLLDATYRTTKYALPLFLMVVRTNVGYTPVATFICESETTAHIAEALSIIKEWNLQWKPQFFMIDYSETEYQALQDVFPEAHKYVCSFHREQAWIRWCREGKNQLTTDNQHHLLKMLRDIATAKEKEKCDKGIHILRSSKLYSSNIRVKTYTETRWLGICQRWCRAYALPGFNVSVTTNNGVEALNRTLKQFYLKLTTTNTVSSLAETLVLDFIPDQLMSYTRKNYAFSSQYKAYNPQVPAFLHDRPRAFVKHCMTKISAATHYKSKDVQKVGENIFQVKSENSLQNTWYEVFLGDSKSFPKCQCAAFMENFMPCKHLFAIFAHSDATWNSLSPLYKNSAYFNLDLSFLSKEVQFKSCLRDDQEVGTGSPVQQEDETDVSGEEASTCNRYIHSTQKCLREKLKVLQDLSFLSSDVDVMSNVISQLTLACAELEQTIPRENQLPLHQSGKKSALRPLPQRKKKMKKAKQSKMTHRTDPPPKKRVHFEATGSGDKSSETDQLLQELKQSETTNLKRIHREQRYHVCGEVLEYDDFKSLIYPNWLNDKVMNAYLSVLRSQCNTSDNNHVFIIPSYLAVLWDAGRFNTWMMREINLVMFKWIFMPINITNNHWILLAANVPQMSVSILDSMDTGKGLSYVGKWKKFMHNRSRLVGEFDGEWKTGHLMSAQQKDGNSCGPFVLMNALALTRDILLESLTHEHVLLMRTYVFTILKKNAVKPPGQRKKCDMPGCLQPEMPAMWVACDVCGRWCHFLCVGMKKKPMQEYLCPICIAQYR; encoded by the exons ATGCTACTAGAGAGATATGGAGAACTAGTACTGCTTGATGCCACGTACCGTACAACTAAATATGCCCTCCCCTTATTCTTAATGGTTGTAAGGACAAATGTAGGGTATACACCTGTTGCAACATTTATCTGTGAGAGTGAGACGACTGCACATATTGCAGAGGCCCTTTCAATCATCAAGGAGTGGAACCTTCAGTGGAAACCTCAATTTTTTATGATTGACTATTCTGAAACAGAGTATCAGGCCCTTCAAGATGTGTTTCCAGAGGCTCACAAGTATGTTTGCAGCTTTCACAGAGAGCAAGCTTGGATCCGCTGGTGCAGGGAAG GAAAAAACCAACTAACCACTGACAACCAACACCATCTCTTGAAAATGCTGAGGGATATTGCaacagcaaaagaaaaagaaaaatgtgacaAAGGTATTCACATTTTGCGTTCAAGCAAGTTGTACTCCTCAAACATCAGAGTGAAAACATACACTGAGACTAGATGGCTTGGCATATGTCAG CGATGGTGCAGAGCATATGCACTGCCTGGCTTCAATGTGTCAGTCACCACAAACAATGGAGTAGAAGCACTTAACAGAACACTGAAGCAGTTCTACCTAAAGCTGACAACTACAAACACTGTCTCTTCATTGGCTGAAACTCTGGTGTTGGACTTCATACCAGATCAACTGATGTCCTACACAAGAAAAAACTATGCCTTCAGTAGCCAGTACAAGGCATACAACCCTCAAGTGCCAGCATTTTTGCATGATCGACCCAGAGCCTTTGTTAAGCACTGCATGACAAAGATAAGTGCGGCCACTCACTACAAATCAAAGGATGTCCAAAAGGTTGGTGAAAATATTTTTCAGgtgaaaagtgaaaattcctTACAAAATACATGGTATGAAGTGTTCCTTGGGGACTCAAAATCGTTCCCCAAATGTCAATGTGCTGCATTTATGGAGAACTTCATGCCATGCAAACATCTCTTTGCAATATTTGCACACAGTGATGCCACCTGGAACAGCCTGAGTCCACTGTATAAAAACAGTGCATATTTTAACCTGGACTTGAGTTTTCTTTCAAAGGAAGTTCAGTTCAAATCTTGCCTAAGAGATGATCAAGAAGTTGGTACTGGGAGCCCTGTCCAACAGGAAGATGAGACAGACGTCAGTGGTGAAGAAGCCAGTACCTGCAATCGGTATATCCATTCTACCCAGAAGTGCCTCAGAGAAAAACTGAAGGTTTTGCAGGATCTctcttttctctcctctgaTGTTGATGTCATGTCAAATGTCATCTCCCAACTCACACTGGCATGTGCTGAACTGGAACAGACCATACCGAGAGAAAACCAGTTGCCTCTACACCAGTCGGGCAAGAAATCAGCCCTTCGTCCACTGcctcaaagaaagaaaaagatgaaaaaggCAAAACAGTCAAAGATGACACACAGAACAG ACCCACCGCCCAAAAAGAGGGTACATTTCGAAGCAACAGGCAGTGGTGACAAATCCAGTG AGACAGACCAACTCTTACAAGAATTAAAACAATCTGAGACGACCAACCTCAAAAGGATTCACAGGGAGCAACGTTACCATGTGTGTGGGGAAGTGTTGGAATACGATGATTTCAAAAGCCTTATCTACCCAAACTGGCTTAATGACAAG GTAATGAATGCATACCTCTCTGTACTACGTTCACAATGTAATACAAGTGATAACAACCACGTCTTCATCATCCCATCGTATCTGGCAGTTTTATGGGATGCTGGGAGATTTAACACATGGATGATGCGAGAG ATAAATCTGGTCATGTTTAAATGGATCTTCATGCCCATTAACATCACTAACAACCATTGGATTCTCTTGGCGGCCAATGTTCCACAGATGTCTGTGTCAATTCTTGACTCAATGGACACTGGAAAGGGTCTATCCTATGTAGGAAAATGGAA GAAGTTCATGCATAATCGCTCAAGGCTAGTTGGAGAGTTTGATGGAGAATGGAAGACTGGACATTTGATGTCAGCCCAACAGAAAGATGGGAACTCATGTGGGCCTTTTGTATTAATG AATGCTTTAGCTTTGACTAGAGACATCCTTTTAGAAAGTCTCACACATGAGCATGTACTGCTGATGAGGACGTATGTCTTCACCATACTTAAGAAGAACGCGGTGAAACCACCAGGCCAGAGGAAAAAGTGTGACATGCCTGGTTGTCTTCAGCCTGAAATGCCTGCAATGTGGGTAGCATGTGATGTATGTGGAAGATGGTGTCATTTCCTTTGTGtgggaatgaagaaaaaacccaTGCAAGAGTACTTGTGTCCCATATGCATAGCTCAATATAGATAG
- the LOC139982637 gene encoding uncharacterized protein isoform X2 — MLLERYGELVLLDATYRTTKYALPLFLMVVRTNVGYTPVATFICESETTAHIAEALSIIKEWNLQWKPQFFMIDYSETEYQALQDVFPEAHKYVCSFHREQAWIRWCREGKNQLTTDNQHHLLKMLRDIATAKEKEKCDKGIHILRSSKLYSSNIRVKTYTETRWLGICQRWCRAYALPGFNVSVTTNNGVEALNRTLKQFYLKLTTTNTVSSLAETLVLDFIPDQLMSYTRKNYAFSSQYKAYNPQVPAFLHDRPRAFVKHCMTKISAATHYKSKDVQKVGENIFQVKSENSLQNTWYEVFLGDSKSFPKCQCAAFMENFMPCKHLFAIFAHSDATWNSLSPLYKNSAYFNLDLSFLSKEVQFKSCLRDDQEVGTGSPVQQEDETDVSGEEASTCNRYIHSTQKCLREKLKVLQDLSFLSSDVDVMSNVISQLTLACAELEQTIPRENQLPLHQSGKKSALRPLPQRKKKMKKAKQSKMTHRTDPPPKKRVHFEATGSGDKSSDPPPKKRVHFLATCSGDKSSDPPPKKRVHFEATGSGDKSSDPPPKKRVHFLATCSGDKSSDPPPKKRVHFEATGSGDKSSETDQLLQELKQSETTNLKRIHREQRYHVCGEVLEYDDFKSLIYPNWLNDKVMNAYLSVLRSQCNTSDNNHVFIIPSYLAVLWDAGRFNTWMMREINLVMFKWIFMPINITNNHWILLAANVPQMSVSILDSMDTGKGLSYVGKWKKFMHNRSRLVGEFDGEWKTGHLMSAQQKDGNSCGPFVLMNALALTRDILLESLTHEHVLLMRTYVFTILKKNAVKPPGQRKKCDMPGCLQPEMPAMWVACDVCGRWCHFLCVGMKKKPMQEYLCPICIAQYR, encoded by the exons ATGCTACTAGAGAGATATGGAGAACTAGTACTGCTTGATGCCACGTACCGTACAACTAAATATGCCCTCCCCTTATTCTTAATGGTTGTAAGGACAAATGTAGGGTATACACCTGTTGCAACATTTATCTGTGAGAGTGAGACGACTGCACATATTGCAGAGGCCCTTTCAATCATCAAGGAGTGGAACCTTCAGTGGAAACCTCAATTTTTTATGATTGACTATTCTGAAACAGAGTATCAGGCCCTTCAAGATGTGTTTCCAGAGGCTCACAAGTATGTTTGCAGCTTTCACAGAGAGCAAGCTTGGATCCGCTGGTGCAGGGAAG GAAAAAACCAACTAACCACTGACAACCAACACCATCTCTTGAAAATGCTGAGGGATATTGCaacagcaaaagaaaaagaaaaatgtgacaAAGGTATTCACATTTTGCGTTCAAGCAAGTTGTACTCCTCAAACATCAGAGTGAAAACATACACTGAGACTAGATGGCTTGGCATATGTCAG CGATGGTGCAGAGCATATGCACTGCCTGGCTTCAATGTGTCAGTCACCACAAACAATGGAGTAGAAGCACTTAACAGAACACTGAAGCAGTTCTACCTAAAGCTGACAACTACAAACACTGTCTCTTCATTGGCTGAAACTCTGGTGTTGGACTTCATACCAGATCAACTGATGTCCTACACAAGAAAAAACTATGCCTTCAGTAGCCAGTACAAGGCATACAACCCTCAAGTGCCAGCATTTTTGCATGATCGACCCAGAGCCTTTGTTAAGCACTGCATGACAAAGATAAGTGCGGCCACTCACTACAAATCAAAGGATGTCCAAAAGGTTGGTGAAAATATTTTTCAGgtgaaaagtgaaaattcctTACAAAATACATGGTATGAAGTGTTCCTTGGGGACTCAAAATCGTTCCCCAAATGTCAATGTGCTGCATTTATGGAGAACTTCATGCCATGCAAACATCTCTTTGCAATATTTGCACACAGTGATGCCACCTGGAACAGCCTGAGTCCACTGTATAAAAACAGTGCATATTTTAACCTGGACTTGAGTTTTCTTTCAAAGGAAGTTCAGTTCAAATCTTGCCTAAGAGATGATCAAGAAGTTGGTACTGGGAGCCCTGTCCAACAGGAAGATGAGACAGACGTCAGTGGTGAAGAAGCCAGTACCTGCAATCGGTATATCCATTCTACCCAGAAGTGCCTCAGAGAAAAACTGAAGGTTTTGCAGGATCTctcttttctctcctctgaTGTTGATGTCATGTCAAATGTCATCTCCCAACTCACACTGGCATGTGCTGAACTGGAACAGACCATACCGAGAGAAAACCAGTTGCCTCTACACCAGTCGGGCAAGAAATCAGCCCTTCGTCCACTGcctcaaagaaagaaaaagatgaaaaaggCAAAACAGTCAAAGATGACACACAGAACAG ACCCACCGCCCAAAAAGAGGGTACATTTCGAAGCAACAGGCAGTGGTGACAAATCCAGTG ACCCACCGCCCAAAAAGAGGGTACATTTCTTAGCAACTTGCAGTGGTGACAAATCCAGTG ACCCACCGCCCAAAAAGAGGGTACATTTCGAAGCAACAGGCAGTGGTGACAAATCCAGTG ACCCACCGCCCAAAAAGAGGGTACATTTCTTAGCAACTTGCAGTGGTGACAAATCCAGTG ACCCACCGCCCAAAAAGAGGGTACATTTCGAAGCAACAGGCAGTGGTGACAAATCCAGTG AGACAGACCAACTCTTACAAGAATTAAAACAATCTGAGACGACCAACCTCAAAAGGATTCACAGGGAGCAACGTTACCATGTGTGTGGGGAAGTGTTGGAATACGATGATTTCAAAAGCCTTATCTACCCAAACTGGCTTAATGACAAG GTAATGAATGCATACCTCTCTGTACTACGTTCACAATGTAATACAAGTGATAACAACCACGTCTTCATCATCCCATCGTATCTGGCAGTTTTATGGGATGCTGGGAGATTTAACACATGGATGATGCGAGAG ATAAATCTGGTCATGTTTAAATGGATCTTCATGCCCATTAACATCACTAACAACCATTGGATTCTCTTGGCGGCCAATGTTCCACAGATGTCTGTGTCAATTCTTGACTCAATGGACACTGGAAAGGGTCTATCCTATGTAGGAAAATGGAA GAAGTTCATGCATAATCGCTCAAGGCTAGTTGGAGAGTTTGATGGAGAATGGAAGACTGGACATTTGATGTCAGCCCAACAGAAAGATGGGAACTCATGTGGGCCTTTTGTATTAATG AATGCTTTAGCTTTGACTAGAGACATCCTTTTAGAAAGTCTCACACATGAGCATGTACTGCTGATGAGGACGTATGTCTTCACCATACTTAAGAAGAACGCGGTGAAACCACCAGGCCAGAGGAAAAAGTGTGACATGCCTGGTTGTCTTCAGCCTGAAATGCCTGCAATGTGGGTAGCATGTGATGTATGTGGAAGATGGTGTCATTTCCTTTGTGtgggaatgaagaaaaaacccaTGCAAGAGTACTTGTGTCCCATATGCATAGCTCAATATAGATAG
- the LOC139982637 gene encoding uncharacterized protein isoform X14 yields the protein MCFQRLTSMFAAFTESKLGSAGAGKRWCRAYALPGFNVSVTTNNGVEALNRTLKQFYLKLTTTNTVSSLAETLVLDFIPDQLMSYTRKNYAFSSQYKAYNPQVPAFLHDRPRAFVKHCMTKISAATHYKSKDVQKVGENIFQVKSENSLQNTWYEVFLGDSKSFPKCQCAAFMENFMPCKHLFAIFAHSDATWNSLSPLYKNSAYFNLDLSFLSKEVQFKSCLRDDQEVGTGSPVQQEDETDVSGEEASTCNRYIHSTQKCLREKLKVLQDLSFLSSDVDVMSNVISQLTLACAELEQTIPRENQLPLHQSGKKSALRPLPQRKKKMKKAKQSKMTHRTDPPPKKRVHFEATGSGDKSSDPPPKKRVHFEATGSGDKSSDPPPKKRVHFLATCSGDKSSDPPPKKRVHFEATGSGDKSSDPPPKKRVHFLATCSGDKSSDPPPKKRVHFEATGSGDKSSETDQLLQELKQSETTNLKRIHREQRYHVCGEVLEYDDFKSLIYPNWLNDKVMNAYLSVLRSQCNTSDNNHVFIIPSYLAVLWDAGRFNTWMMREINLVMFKWIFMPINITNNHWILLAANVPQMSVSILDSMDTGKGLSYVGKWKKFMHNRSRLVGEFDGEWKTGHLMSAQQKDGNSCGPFVLMNALALTRDILLESLTHEHVLLMRTYVFTILKKNAVKPPGQRKKCDMPGCLQPEMPAMWVACDVCGRWCHFLCVGMKKKPMQEYLCPICIAQYR from the exons ATGTGTTTCCAGAGGCTCACAAGTATGTTTGCAGCTTTCACAGAGAGCAAGCTTGGATCCGCTGGTGCAGGGAAG CGATGGTGCAGAGCATATGCACTGCCTGGCTTCAATGTGTCAGTCACCACAAACAATGGAGTAGAAGCACTTAACAGAACACTGAAGCAGTTCTACCTAAAGCTGACAACTACAAACACTGTCTCTTCATTGGCTGAAACTCTGGTGTTGGACTTCATACCAGATCAACTGATGTCCTACACAAGAAAAAACTATGCCTTCAGTAGCCAGTACAAGGCATACAACCCTCAAGTGCCAGCATTTTTGCATGATCGACCCAGAGCCTTTGTTAAGCACTGCATGACAAAGATAAGTGCGGCCACTCACTACAAATCAAAGGATGTCCAAAAGGTTGGTGAAAATATTTTTCAGgtgaaaagtgaaaattcctTACAAAATACATGGTATGAAGTGTTCCTTGGGGACTCAAAATCGTTCCCCAAATGTCAATGTGCTGCATTTATGGAGAACTTCATGCCATGCAAACATCTCTTTGCAATATTTGCACACAGTGATGCCACCTGGAACAGCCTGAGTCCACTGTATAAAAACAGTGCATATTTTAACCTGGACTTGAGTTTTCTTTCAAAGGAAGTTCAGTTCAAATCTTGCCTAAGAGATGATCAAGAAGTTGGTACTGGGAGCCCTGTCCAACAGGAAGATGAGACAGACGTCAGTGGTGAAGAAGCCAGTACCTGCAATCGGTATATCCATTCTACCCAGAAGTGCCTCAGAGAAAAACTGAAGGTTTTGCAGGATCTctcttttctctcctctgaTGTTGATGTCATGTCAAATGTCATCTCCCAACTCACACTGGCATGTGCTGAACTGGAACAGACCATACCGAGAGAAAACCAGTTGCCTCTACACCAGTCGGGCAAGAAATCAGCCCTTCGTCCACTGcctcaaagaaagaaaaagatgaaaaaggCAAAACAGTCAAAGATGACACACAGAACAG ACCCACCGCCCAAAAAGAGGGTACATTTCGAAGCAACAGGCAGTGGTGACAAATCCAGTG ACCCACCGCCCAAAAAGAGGGTACATTTCGAAGCAACAGGCAGTGGTGACAAATCCAGTG ACCCACCGCCCAAAAAGAGGGTACATTTCTTAGCAACTTGCAGTGGTGACAAATCCAGTG ACCCACCGCCCAAAAAGAGGGTACATTTCGAAGCAACAGGCAGTGGTGACAAATCCAGTG ACCCACCGCCCAAAAAGAGGGTACATTTCTTAGCAACTTGCAGTGGTGACAAATCCAGTG ACCCACCGCCCAAAAAGAGGGTACATTTCGAAGCAACAGGCAGTGGTGACAAATCCAGTG AGACAGACCAACTCTTACAAGAATTAAAACAATCTGAGACGACCAACCTCAAAAGGATTCACAGGGAGCAACGTTACCATGTGTGTGGGGAAGTGTTGGAATACGATGATTTCAAAAGCCTTATCTACCCAAACTGGCTTAATGACAAG GTAATGAATGCATACCTCTCTGTACTACGTTCACAATGTAATACAAGTGATAACAACCACGTCTTCATCATCCCATCGTATCTGGCAGTTTTATGGGATGCTGGGAGATTTAACACATGGATGATGCGAGAG ATAAATCTGGTCATGTTTAAATGGATCTTCATGCCCATTAACATCACTAACAACCATTGGATTCTCTTGGCGGCCAATGTTCCACAGATGTCTGTGTCAATTCTTGACTCAATGGACACTGGAAAGGGTCTATCCTATGTAGGAAAATGGAA GAAGTTCATGCATAATCGCTCAAGGCTAGTTGGAGAGTTTGATGGAGAATGGAAGACTGGACATTTGATGTCAGCCCAACAGAAAGATGGGAACTCATGTGGGCCTTTTGTATTAATG AATGCTTTAGCTTTGACTAGAGACATCCTTTTAGAAAGTCTCACACATGAGCATGTACTGCTGATGAGGACGTATGTCTTCACCATACTTAAGAAGAACGCGGTGAAACCACCAGGCCAGAGGAAAAAGTGTGACATGCCTGGTTGTCTTCAGCCTGAAATGCCTGCAATGTGGGTAGCATGTGATGTATGTGGAAGATGGTGTCATTTCCTTTGTGtgggaatgaagaaaaaacccaTGCAAGAGTACTTGTGTCCCATATGCATAGCTCAATATAGATAG